One window from the genome of Pseudomonas sp. L5B5 encodes:
- a CDS encoding acetyl-CoA carboxylase carboxyltransferase subunit alpha has translation MNPNFLDFEQPIADLQAKIEELRLVGNDNSLNIGDEISRLQDKSKTLTEDIFGKLTSWQIARLARHPRRPYTLDYIQHIFTEFDELHGDRHFSDDAAIVGGVARLDEQPVMIIGHQKGREVREKVRRNFGMPRPEGYRKACRLMEMAERFKMPILTFIDTPGAYPGIDAEERNQSEAIAWNLRVMSRLKTPIIATVIGEGGSGGALAIGVCDQLNMLQYSTYAVISPEGCASILWKTAEKAPDAAEAMGITAERLKGLGIVDKVIAEPLGGAHRDPAAAAVLIRAELSSQLAMLKDMDNDALLARRYERLMSYGL, from the coding sequence ATGAACCCGAATTTTCTTGATTTCGAACAGCCGATCGCCGACCTGCAAGCCAAGATCGAAGAGTTGCGCTTGGTCGGTAATGACAATTCGCTGAATATCGGCGATGAAATCTCCCGCCTGCAGGACAAGAGCAAGACCCTGACCGAGGACATCTTCGGCAAGCTCACCAGCTGGCAGATCGCACGTCTGGCGCGTCACCCGCGTCGCCCCTACACCCTGGATTACATCCAGCATATCTTCACCGAGTTCGACGAGTTGCATGGCGATCGCCACTTCTCCGACGACGCAGCGATCGTCGGCGGCGTGGCTCGCCTGGACGAGCAGCCGGTGATGATCATCGGTCACCAGAAGGGCCGCGAGGTGCGCGAGAAGGTGCGTCGCAACTTCGGCATGCCGCGTCCGGAAGGTTATCGCAAGGCGTGCCGCCTGATGGAAATGGCCGAGCGCTTCAAGATGCCGATCCTGACCTTCATCGACACCCCGGGCGCCTACCCGGGTATCGATGCCGAAGAGCGCAACCAGAGCGAAGCCATTGCCTGGAACCTGCGGGTCATGTCGCGCCTGAAGACGCCGATCATCGCTACCGTGATCGGTGAGGGCGGTTCGGGCGGTGCGTTGGCTATCGGTGTCTGCGACCAGTTGAACATGCTGCAGTACTCCACCTACGCGGTGATCTCGCCAGAAGGTTGTGCCTCGATCCTGTGGAAAACCGCGGAAAAGGCTCCTGATGCCGCCGAGGCCATGGGCATCACTGCCGAGCGCCTCAAGGGCCTGGGTATCGTCGATAAAGTGATCGCCGAGCCACTGGGCGGTGCCCATCGCGACCCGGCTGCCGCTGCTGTTCTGATCCGTGCCGAGCTCAGTTCGCAACTGGCGATGCTCAAGGACATGGATAACGACGCTCTGCTGGCCCGTCGTTATGAGCGCCTGATGAGCTACGGTCTCTGA